From a region of the candidate division KSB1 bacterium genome:
- a CDS encoding C4-type zinc ribbon domain-containing protein — protein MNAQLLVLVQLQEVDSELQRLEATKGDLPHRVNALRSRKEALDARVVELREGLEGAKQERSRAESDFELLKEQKAKYQKQLLTVRNNREYDAVTAEIEAAERGLDQLETKIIELLEAESRYKSELEKAEKELSSVAGELEQVEKALQEKTRLIESEQQRLSSQRERLLLQIERPLLASYERIRRAKGGLAVVPVARGACGGCFTQIPAQRALEIRAGDRIFTCEVCGRYLYWKDDTYSGSR, from the coding sequence TTGAACGCGCAACTACTGGTTCTGGTACAGCTCCAAGAGGTGGACAGTGAGCTTCAACGCCTCGAGGCGACCAAAGGGGATCTGCCGCATCGCGTCAATGCCCTTCGGTCGCGCAAGGAGGCGTTGGATGCGAGGGTTGTCGAGCTCAGGGAGGGCCTGGAAGGTGCCAAGCAGGAGAGGTCGCGGGCGGAAAGCGACTTTGAGCTCTTGAAAGAACAGAAGGCCAAGTACCAGAAGCAGCTTCTTACCGTTCGCAACAACCGGGAATACGACGCCGTTACGGCTGAGATCGAGGCGGCTGAGCGAGGCCTCGATCAGCTGGAGACGAAGATTATCGAGCTTCTCGAGGCGGAATCGCGGTACAAGTCCGAGCTGGAGAAGGCCGAGAAGGAGCTGTCCTCGGTAGCGGGGGAACTGGAGCAGGTGGAGAAGGCCTTGCAGGAGAAGACGCGTCTGATCGAAAGCGAGCAGCAGAGGCTTTCTTCCCAGCGGGAGAGGCTGTTGTTGCAGATCGAGCGTCCGCTGCTGGCGAGTTACGAGCGGATTCGGCGGGCTAAAGGGGGGCTTGCAGTGGTTCCCGTAGCGCGGGGCGCCTGCGGTGGCTGTTTTACCCAGATTCCAGCGCAGAGAGCGCTGGAAATCCGTGCCGGGGACCGCATCTTCACCTGTGAGGTGTGCGGGCGTTACCTCTACTGGAAGGACGACACCTATTCGGGCTCTCGCTGA
- the recJ gene encoding single-stranded-DNA-specific exonuclease RecJ translates to MRAKWTLLDAHSPEEVRRLAQELNVPLPIAKILMNRGIRSYEEAKTFFRPNLSSLHNPFLLSDMDEAVRLLLRAIRERKPVLIYGDYDVDGITGTALLYRFLHRLGVPVFYYIPDRLAEGYGLSERGVREAAARGAKLLLTIDCGVTAAAEVELARQLGMDVIVTDHHEPGDRLPPANAVLDPKKPGCNYPFPDLAGVGVAFKMLQGVVQELRVSADTLYDALDLVAVGTAADIVPLVGENRTLVKIGLERLSDTRVVGLRALLEVSGLKGRQISTGHVVFILAPRINAVGRMGDASRAVELLITPDPNRARQIASVLEAENRQRRSVDEETFREADALVGDECELTRDAVIVLAMEGWHPGVIGIVASRLAERYYRPTVMIAIENGIGRGSARSIPEFDIYSALTQCEHLLLQYGGHRYAAGLLIEEDKIAEFRRRLNEIASSQLNVAALAPSLKIDAELDLDQVDGRFYQLLRLFEPYGPQNMRPVFLSRNLQVVGAPTVVGGNHLKFQVKSKSKVFPAIGFGMGDLIGELPPGRRGLSLVYVIEEDEYQGMRTLHLRVKDFQ, encoded by the coding sequence ATGCGCGCGAAATGGACTCTTCTGGACGCTCATTCCCCGGAAGAGGTGCGGCGTTTGGCGCAGGAGCTGAATGTTCCCCTCCCCATCGCAAAGATCCTGATGAACCGCGGCATCCGAAGCTACGAAGAGGCGAAAACCTTCTTCCGCCCCAATCTCTCCTCCCTCCACAACCCCTTTCTCCTTTCCGACATGGACGAGGCGGTCCGCTTGCTCCTCCGCGCCATCCGGGAGCGAAAGCCCGTCCTGATCTACGGGGACTACGATGTGGACGGCATCACCGGCACCGCCCTCCTGTATCGGTTCCTGCACCGCCTCGGCGTTCCGGTCTTCTACTACATTCCGGATCGGCTGGCCGAGGGATATGGCTTGTCGGAGCGAGGAGTCCGTGAGGCGGCCGCACGGGGGGCAAAGCTCCTCCTTACCATCGACTGCGGCGTCACGGCGGCAGCGGAGGTGGAGCTGGCACGCCAGCTCGGCATGGACGTGATTGTGACCGATCATCACGAGCCAGGCGACCGCCTCCCCCCGGCCAATGCAGTTCTCGATCCCAAGAAGCCCGGGTGCAACTACCCCTTCCCCGATCTTGCCGGGGTGGGAGTCGCCTTCAAGATGCTGCAGGGGGTGGTGCAGGAGCTGCGCGTCTCCGCCGATACCCTGTACGACGCTTTGGACCTCGTCGCGGTGGGGACGGCGGCCGACATCGTTCCCCTGGTAGGCGAGAACCGGACGCTGGTGAAAATCGGGTTGGAGCGACTGTCCGACACCCGTGTGGTGGGCCTAAGGGCGTTGCTCGAGGTGAGCGGGCTAAAGGGGCGGCAGATTTCCACCGGCCACGTCGTGTTCATCCTTGCTCCCCGGATCAACGCCGTGGGCCGAATGGGGGATGCGTCCCGGGCAGTGGAGCTTTTGATCACTCCGGACCCCAACCGGGCGCGGCAGATTGCCTCCGTGCTCGAAGCGGAAAACCGCCAGCGCAGGAGCGTCGACGAAGAGACCTTCCGCGAGGCAGACGCCCTGGTGGGCGACGAATGCGAACTGACTCGCGATGCCGTCATCGTGCTGGCCATGGAAGGATGGCACCCAGGCGTGATCGGGATCGTGGCCTCACGTCTGGCTGAGCGCTACTATCGGCCGACGGTTATGATCGCGATAGAAAATGGCATCGGCCGAGGCTCCGCGCGCAGCATCCCGGAGTTCGATATCTACAGCGCCCTAACCCAATGCGAGCACTTGCTGCTGCAGTACGGTGGGCATCGATATGCCGCCGGGCTGCTTATCGAAGAGGACAAAATAGCCGAGTTTCGGCGGCGCCTGAATGAGATCGCTTCCTCGCAGCTCAATGTGGCGGCTTTGGCGCCCTCTCTCAAGATCGATGCGGAGCTCGACCTCGACCAAGTAGACGGTCGATTCTATCAGCTTCTGCGGCTGTTCGAGCCGTATGGCCCCCAGAACATGCGTCCCGTTTTCCTGTCCCGCAACCTTCAGGTGGTCGGCGCCCCCACGGTTGTCGGGGGGAATCACCTGAAGTTCCAGGTCAAAAGCAAATCGAAGGTCTTTCCAGCGATCGGGTTCGGGATGGGTGACCTGATAGGGGAGCTTCCGCCGGGGAGGCGGGGTTTGAGCCTGGTCTACGTGATCGAAGAGGACGAATACCAGGGGATGCGTACGCTTCATCTCCGCGTCAAGGATTTCCAGTAG
- the nusB gene encoding transcription antitermination factor NusB, whose translation MNTALIAESAFPPKSRRAARELALQVLYALEFQSQEDPLRMYHDVVYEFAREDADSPFARELVLKTFQHRQELDRLIETRSANWDLERMAIIDRIVLRMALCEFLYFPDIPPKVSIDEAIEIAKRFSTEKSGKFVNGILDSLLADLRTSGRIVKSGRGLIDRSLEELRDEASDASPGLAVRRSEDEDEGSDRDRGTEG comes from the coding sequence ATGAACACAGCGCTGATAGCTGAGAGCGCTTTTCCGCCAAAATCGCGCCGAGCGGCGAGGGAACTCGCCCTGCAGGTGCTTTACGCTCTGGAATTCCAATCGCAGGAAGACCCCCTGCGGATGTACCACGACGTGGTCTACGAATTCGCGCGCGAAGACGCCGACAGCCCCTTTGCCCGTGAGCTTGTGCTGAAGACGTTTCAGCACCGTCAGGAGCTGGATCGGCTCATCGAGACGAGGAGCGCGAACTGGGACCTGGAACGGATGGCCATCATCGATCGCATCGTGCTCCGAATGGCCCTCTGCGAATTCCTCTATTTTCCGGACATCCCACCGAAGGTTTCGATCGATGAGGCGATCGAGATCGCCAAGCGCTTCAGCACCGAAAAGAGCGGCAAGTTCGTCAACGGGATACTGGATTCGCTCCTCGCCGACTTGCGCACCTCTGGCAGAATCGTGAAAAGCGGGCGAGGGCTTATCGACAGGTCCCTGGAAGAGTTGCGGGACGAAGCAAGCGACGCAAGTCCGGGCCTCGCCGTACGACGCAGCGAGGATGAGGACGAGGGCTCCGATCGGGATCGGGGAACGGAAGGGTGA